A genomic window from Tolypothrix sp. PCC 7910 includes:
- a CDS encoding NTP transferase domain-containing protein — MESINQKIETEQAKIAIMILAAGASTRMGTPKQLLLYQGRSLAQYITEIAIASVCEPVVVVLGAYAEQIRPQINELPVTIVENLDWAFGMGSSIKTGMNFLHSLNQKITAVVIVLCDQPFLSPEVINQLVDAYHTTQKPIIACEYAGTLGVPALFSHQFFTELATLPGNSGAKKVIQNNLNQVFSIPFNLGDIDIDTPSDYEKLSNKDWGLGTGDWGRGR, encoded by the coding sequence ATGGAATCTATTAATCAGAAAATAGAAACGGAACAAGCAAAAATAGCAATTATGATTTTGGCTGCGGGTGCATCTACGCGGATGGGAACACCTAAACAGCTTTTATTGTATCAAGGACGCAGCTTGGCGCAATACATTACAGAAATTGCGATCGCTTCAGTTTGTGAACCTGTAGTGGTAGTACTTGGGGCTTATGCAGAACAAATTCGCCCCCAAATTAATGAACTCCCCGTTACTATTGTTGAGAATTTAGATTGGGCTTTTGGTATGGGTAGTTCTATTAAGACTGGGATGAATTTCTTGCATAGTCTGAATCAAAAAATTACAGCAGTAGTGATTGTACTTTGCGATCAACCATTTCTCTCACCAGAAGTTATTAATCAACTGGTTGATGCATACCATACAACCCAAAAACCAATCATTGCTTGCGAATATGCAGGAACATTAGGCGTACCTGCTTTATTTAGTCACCAATTTTTTACAGAACTCGCTACTCTACCAGGTAATTCCGGTGCAAAAAAAGTGATTCAGAACAACCTTAATCAAGTATTCTCTATCCCTTTTAACTTAGGCGATATCGATATTGATACACCCAGCGATTACGAAAAATTAAGTAATAAGGACTGGGGACTGGGGACTGGGGACTGGGGACGAGGGAGATGA
- a CDS encoding RluA family pseudouridine synthase, translating into MVFLHPLTDFINSNCAANNALAEYYYEGYCPQSGNLLRLPRTPLIEAIAQGLMQQLASDERYSLEGKMYGVLQVELPTGEQRVIKAFSGLLHSCSVVEGWVPPIPGREEVAVDEARTLAQLEAIKQELITLQQIPERQQYESLSREFVQQLQAMNDRHRDRKHQRQEKRQLICETLTGEALTIALKELDEESRQQGIERKLLKRQQNEVLQPLKQLIAAADMRIQELKQQRKQLSRQLQAQMHAAYTLINFYGKSRSLQQLMPEGLPTGTGDCCAPKLLQYAAMHRLKPLAMAEFWWGSASTDGEKIPGKFYPACTERCQPLMGFLLSGFPEMAEKLAIIYEDEWLIAVNKPPGLLSVPGRYLDTQDSVLSRLRNVLPDGMSLNTVHRLDRDTSGILLLARDRQTYRQLSIQFQQQQVHKIYEALLSGIVNVDAGVIELPLWGNPNHRPYQQVNWEYGKPSITHFQVIAREGNYTRVEFKPPTGRTHQLRVHAADIQGLGTPILGDSLYGLSAEFTRLYLHAREIYFQHPQLKETLHLKTETPF; encoded by the coding sequence ATGGTATTTCTACATCCGCTTACAGATTTTATTAACTCTAATTGTGCAGCCAATAACGCATTAGCCGAATATTACTATGAAGGATATTGTCCGCAAAGTGGTAATTTGCTGAGACTACCTCGCACCCCTTTAATAGAAGCGATCGCCCAAGGTTTAATGCAACAATTAGCAAGTGATGAGCGCTATTCTCTAGAAGGAAAGATGTATGGTGTTTTGCAGGTTGAACTCCCAACTGGCGAACAGCGAGTAATTAAGGCTTTCTCTGGGTTGCTGCATAGTTGCAGTGTAGTTGAGGGTTGGGTTCCACCAATACCAGGGAGAGAAGAAGTAGCTGTAGATGAAGCTAGAACTTTGGCGCAATTGGAAGCTATCAAGCAAGAACTGATTACTTTACAGCAAATCCCCGAAAGACAGCAATATGAAAGTTTATCTCGTGAGTTTGTACAGCAGTTACAAGCCATGAACGATCGCCACCGCGATCGCAAACATCAACGCCAAGAAAAACGCCAGCTAATCTGCGAAACGCTGACAGGCGAAGCACTTACTATCGCTTTGAAAGAACTGGACGAAGAAAGCCGTCAGCAGGGAATTGAGCGAAAATTACTCAAACGCCAGCAAAATGAAGTTTTACAGCCGCTAAAGCAGTTAATTGCAGCAGCAGATATGCGGATACAGGAATTGAAACAACAGCGTAAACAACTTTCTCGGCAATTGCAAGCACAGATGCACGCAGCTTACACCTTAATCAATTTTTATGGAAAATCGCGATCGCTACAACAATTAATGCCAGAAGGATTACCCACCGGTACAGGTGACTGTTGTGCGCCTAAGTTACTGCAATATGCAGCAATGCATCGTCTTAAACCTTTAGCAATGGCAGAATTTTGGTGGGGTTCTGCGTCAACTGATGGTGAAAAAATTCCTGGCAAATTCTACCCTGCTTGTACAGAACGCTGTCAACCTTTGATGGGATTTTTGCTGTCGGGATTTCCAGAAATGGCGGAAAAGCTAGCGATTATTTACGAAGATGAATGGTTAATTGCTGTAAATAAACCCCCCGGATTATTATCAGTTCCCGGACGTTATCTTGATACCCAAGACAGCGTTCTCAGTCGTTTGCGAAATGTATTACCTGATGGAATGTCACTCAACACAGTACATCGACTTGATCGAGACACATCTGGTATTTTACTGCTAGCACGCGATCGCCAAACTTATCGCCAACTCAGTATCCAATTTCAGCAACAGCAAGTTCACAAGATTTATGAAGCTTTACTTTCAGGAATTGTGAATGTTGACGCAGGTGTAATTGAATTACCACTCTGGGGAAATCCCAATCATCGCCCTTATCAGCAAGTTAATTGGGAATATGGTAAACCCAGCATTACCCATTTTCAAGTAATAGCTAGAGAGGGAAACTATACGCGTGTGGAATTTAAACCGCCAACAGGACGCACCCATCAATTAAGGGTTCATGCTGCTGATATTCAAGGACTTGGTACGCCAATTTTAGGAGATTCACTTTATGGATTGAGTGCAGAATTTACTAGGTTATATCTCCATGCAAGAGAAATTTACTTTCAACATCCACAGTTAAAAGAAACTCTGCATTTGAAGACGGAAACGCCTTTTTAA
- a CDS encoding Uma2 family endonuclease, producing MVVTTAKWTIDEYHRMIAAGILDDRRVELLKGEIIEMSPEGEPHPYFSTEAGEYLSRILGERATIRPAKPITLPNNSEPEPDIAIVQRLGREYLNHHPYPENIFWLIEYSDSTLEKDLEIKSKVYAEAEIPEYWVVNLRKRQLIVFRDPQDGEYASKSTLTGGTIYPIAFSDIAVAVDYIVSN from the coding sequence ATGGTTGTCACAACAGCAAAGTGGACAATAGATGAATACCATCGCATGATTGCAGCCGGTATCCTAGATGATCGGCGTGTGGAACTATTAAAAGGAGAGATTATAGAGATGTCACCGGAAGGCGAACCCCATCCTTATTTCAGTACGGAAGCTGGGGAATATCTCTCTCGAATTTTGGGGGAACGCGCTACAATTCGTCCAGCTAAACCAATTACACTTCCGAATAACTCTGAACCTGAACCAGATATTGCAATTGTGCAACGTTTAGGGCGTGAATATCTCAATCATCATCCTTATCCAGAAAATATTTTTTGGTTGATTGAATACTCTGATTCCACTTTAGAAAAAGATTTGGAAATTAAAAGCAAAGTCTACGCCGAAGCTGAAATCCCTGAATACTGGGTAGTTAACCTCAGAAAAAGACAGCTTATAGTCTTTCGAGATCCTCAAGATGGAGAGTACGCTTCTAAATCCACATTAACAGGCGGGACGATTTATCCAATAGCATTTTCTGATATAGCTGTTGCAGTGGATTATATTGTTAGCAATTAA
- a CDS encoding class I SAM-dependent methyltransferase, producing MNQINLWTSADHALSYLAKADSIPHRTEGEAVLLEQVPKTVKRILDLGTGDGRLLALLKIDRPQAESIAVDFSATMLEAVKNRFSGDTTVQVISHNLDYPLPELGTFDAVVSSFAIHHVTHDRKCSLYTEIFQILEPGGIFCNLEHVASPTQVLHEHFLHSIGFTIETEDPSNKLLDVETQLNWLRNIGFTDVDCYWKWLELALLIGKKPQSI from the coding sequence ATGAATCAAATTAACCTGTGGACTTCTGCTGACCATGCTTTAAGCTATTTGGCAAAGGCTGATTCAATACCCCATCGGACTGAGGGTGAAGCAGTTTTGCTGGAACAAGTACCTAAGACTGTGAAGCGCATTCTTGATTTAGGTACTGGAGATGGTCGCTTATTAGCATTACTGAAAATTGACCGTCCCCAAGCTGAAAGTATCGCAGTTGATTTCTCTGCAACTATGTTAGAAGCGGTCAAAAATCGTTTTTCTGGGGATACAACAGTACAGGTAATATCCCATAACTTAGATTATCCCTTGCCAGAATTAGGTACTTTTGATGCGGTAGTTTCTAGCTTTGCTATCCACCACGTAACTCACGATCGCAAGTGTTCCCTATATACAGAAATTTTTCAGATATTGGAACCTGGCGGGATTTTCTGCAATTTAGAACATGTTGCCTCACCCACACAAGTATTGCACGAACATTTTTTACACTCTATTGGTTTTACGATAGAAACTGAAGACCCATCTAATAAACTTTTGGACGTAGAAACTCAACTCAATTGGCTGCGAAATATTGGCTTTACAGATGTAGATTGTTACTGGAAGTGGCTAGAACTCGCCCTGTTGATTGGCAAAAAACCGCAATCAATTTAA